Genomic DNA from Wolbachia endosymbiont of Aedes albopictus:
GAAGTAGATTGGAATAGAACTTCAAGAAAGGTTTTAACATTAGAATGGATAGAAGCAACGCCAATATACGAAATTGAAAAACTGAATAATCATAAGCAAATAGCTATCAACCTTATAGAATCGTTTTGTAATCAGGTATACAGGGATTGTTTTTTTCATGCTGATATGCATCCTGGAAATCTAATGGTTGATAGTAATAACAATATTATTGTCCTGGATTGTGGAATCATGGGTAGAATAGATCGTGAGACATGCTATTACGTTATAGAGATACTCAAAGGCTTTTTAAATCGGGATTATGATCACGTTGCAAAAATGCACTTTAAAGCTGGTTACGTTTCATCACAGCATAGAAATTTTGTCACAGCTTGCAGAGCAATAGGTGAACCTGTTATTGGGCAGCCTATACAGAAGATTTCATTTGCTAGTTTACTTGCTCAGCTATTAAAAATAACTGGTGATTTTGATATGAAAGTTCAAACACAATTGTTATTGCTGCAGAAAACTATGATTTTACTGGAAGGGACATGTAGAAAGATCTACCCAGAAATCAATATGTGGAAAGTAGTTGAAGCGTGGATAAGCAGTCAACATGAAAGTAAAATAGGGTATAGGGAAAAAATTAGAAATTCTTATCCTGTAAAAACAATCCAAGGGATATTTAGCCTTATAGAAAAATTAAACCTAATAGCTGATAAAAAATTAGAAAACATCCAAGTTAAAAATAAATCAAATGGAAAAGTCTATTTTTTACTGTGGTTTGTAATTATAATTCTAATCGTTAAATTTTTAATTTCTTAAACTATGGGAAAAAACTGCGTCAAACCCAATTTTTAATTCAACTTAATTTTTAATCTGCAGGAGTCGAGTTGAGAATGTCCAATTTTCCACTTTCTTTATAGCATAACATACTTCAGCGCCTCTTGCTCCTCTTGAAGCCCAATGGCTCACCACTTATGTGTAAATTAATCATTAATGTTGTACACGTTCTTTTCTTTTTCTACTCTCTCTTGCTCTTCAATACAATATATAGCAAGCGGATTAGCTTTAAGTCTTTCGACTCCTATTTCTTCTCCTGTTCCATCGCAGTAACCATAAGTGCCTAATTTTATTTTTTCTAACGCCTCCTTAATCTTTTCTTTTCTATCTTTTCGGCGCTTGATTAATTCCTCATTTCCACTATCTCCATCAGAATAGTATGTATCAATACTATTATCTTCTAGTTCTTGTTTCTCCAACTCAGCAAGTATTGATTGTAACTTTAAGCTGAAGTATTCCAGTTGTTTTACGCTCATATATTCTTCATCTTCTGAAGGAGTGTAATCCTCTGGTAACTTTATTTTCGGTAACTTTTCCATAATTGCATTATCAAAAAAATAATAAAACCTATATAACTTATGAACAAAAAATTATACTACCCTCAAAGTAAACACTATAATTTATAATAAACATTTAAAAGCCTAGTATGATCAACTTAGTAAAAAAATTAGTAATAGATAGTAAGAACCTTACCTATATAGTATGTATTTTTATTATAATGTTAAATTTATCTTCATTTATACTTGAAAACAACAATAAACAAGAAGTTATGTTAACATTAACATGGATATGTGCTACATTTGTTTTGCAGATCTCTACAAATAATTTGTTTACATCTGATTATCATGATGGAATATTAGAGCAAATCTTTGTACAGCCACTCTCTTCTAGGTTTATAGTTGCTTATAAAATTTTCGCTCACTGGTTATTATTTGGGCTACCGATTTCAGTAATTTCTTCCATATTCAGCTTTGCAGTTCTAGGCAATAGTATTGAACACTCAATGGCAGTTGGAGTGTCTTTATTATTTAATACGCTGATAATCATTAATATTTCAGCTACTGGAAATGCATTGATGATTGGTCGAAACAACTTAGCATCAGGAGTATCGCAAATTCTTGTTTTGCCAATGATAATGCCAACCTTTGTGTATTTTAAAATGCTAACTCAATTTGAAAATTTGTCCTTGAACATTTATACACTACTAATCACCATGTTAATTTTTATCATTTTGATTGTTAACAGCACTATAACTACTCACATGGCATTAAAATTTGCTGTGGAACAGGATTGAAAAATCTTACTGTTATTCAGTAGGTATCCGTTTAGCAGAGTGGCAAAATAGGTAGACAAGATAAACCAAAAAATCAAGAAAAAGTGAGTTTACAACAAATGGCGTCAAGCAAGTTTTTTCATTTCTATTCCCAATAAAAGCTCGTCATATGGTTATGCAAGAAGTCTACTTTTTATTCTTAATCAACTCTAAAGCCTTCTTCAAATCTATACTCTCAATATCTGCACTCTTGCCCAAAGCAACGTTTGTTTTACCGCATTTTATATAGAATCCATACCTACCGTTGCAGATGAAAACTTCTTTTCCTTTTTCATTAACTCCGAGAGATTTTAACTCTTTGCGTGGACTGTTTGCAATAATTTGTACAGCTTCGCTCAATTCTGTATTCAGCACCTCTTTGGAGCTTTTCTTAAGAGAAAAGTATCTACCATCATAGAAAATATAGTACCCGAATCGTCCAAGGCCTATTTTTACTTCCTTTCCGGTTTCAGGGTGTTCTCCGATTACTTTCGGCAAGGAAAGTAATTGAGTAGCGGTGCTCAGATCAATCTCATTAACATTTATATCTTTTGGTATAGAAACCGCTTTTTTCTTTTCTGACTCATTATTAAACTGCAGGTAAAGCCCAAAAGGACCTTTTTTAATTACTACCTCTTGTCCTGTTATATCATCTATACCTAAACTTTTTGGATATTCTGAATTGTCATTACTGCCCGTAATTTCTTTTGTATGGTTGCATTCAGGATAGTTAGAACATCCAAGGAACACTCCTGTTCGCCCAAAGTTCAATTTCAATATGCCATCAGAGCAAATAGGACATTTCGTATTCACCTCTTTTTTTCCTTCTTCTGAACAAAACCAATCGATTACCAAATCGTGAATGCCGCTGAAAACTTCATCATGCGTCATTTGCTTGACAGAGTTTACATGACCAAAAAATGGCACCCAAAAATGGCTCAATTCTTTTTTCCAATCTGCATGTCCATTTGAGATTAAATCAAGCTTTTCTTCCATTTGTGCTGTGAAATCATACTCTACACAACGCTGAAAAAAAGTTTCTAAAAATATAGTAACGATTTTACCGCGGCTGCTTGGAATAAACCTTTTGTTATCTAATGAAACATACTCACGATCTTGTAATACCGAAATAATTGTTGCATAAGTTGACGGGCGACCTATACCGATTTCTTCCATTTTTTTAACGATACTTGCTTCACTATAACGAGGTGGCGGCTGAGTGAAATGCTGTTTTGGCTCAACTGAAATCAGCTTACACGCTTCCCCTTCCTTCATGGCAGGTAGCAGGCCTTCATTTTCGGCTTCCATGTTATCTTGATAGACTTTATAAAAACCATCAAAGAATATACTTGATCCACTTGCTCGCAGAATCACTTTCTGATCAGTAGAACTAATTTCAACTACCACTTGATCAAGAATCGCCGATTCCATTTGACTTGCAATGGTTCTTTTCCAGATTAAATCGTACAATTTAAATTGCTCTGGCGTTAGATAATCCTTAATACTATTTGGTGTTCTATTTATATCAGTTGGCCGGATCGCTTCATGTGCTTCTTGAGCATTTTTGACCTTTTTTACATATTTACGAGGAGACTGTGGTAAATATTTATCACCATATAACGACTTAATTGACCCTCTAATTGAGTTTATAGCCTCATCTGCAATATAAAACCCATCTGTACGCATGTAAGTTATCAACCCTACAATTTCACCACCAATATCGATACCTTCATATAAATTTTGCGCTATGCGCATAACATTTTTCACGTTAAAATACAGCTTGTTCACTGCATCTTGCTGAAGACTTGAAGTAATAAATGGAGGAAGCGGGTTTCTCTTAACTTGCTTGCGTTCTACTGTGCTTACAGCATACTGCCTTGACTCAATCTCCCTGACTAAGTTCTTTGCCTCTTCTTCATTCTTAATATCAAATTTTTCTAGCTTTTTATTATCATAGTGGCTTAGCATAGAAAAAAAAGTCTCATCTTTGCTATTTTGCATTTCTGCCTTTATGCTCCAATACTCCTGTGTTATAAACTTACTGATTTCATCTTCCCGTTCGCATATAAGCTTTAATGCAACAGACTGCACTCGCCCTGCAGACTTGCTCCCCGACAATTTCGTCCATAACAGTGGTGACAAACTAAATCCAACCAGGTAATCCAAAGCTCTGCGTGTTTGCTGTGCACGCACTAAGTCCATATTAATTTCACGTGGATTCTTTATTGCTTCTTGTACTGCTCTCTTTGTTATCTCATTAAAGACTACTCTATAAATGTTGTTTTCATTACTGATTGCTTTCTTTTCTTTTAATATCTCTATCACATGCCAAGCCATTGCTTCTCCTTCTCTGTCTGGGTCTGTTGCAAGATATATATCTGATGCTTTACTTGCTGCTTTTACTAACTCTTTTATATACTTTTCTGCTTTTTCAATGGTTTCATACTTTATAGCAAAATCATTATCCGGATCGACGGAGCCATTTTTTGCTGGAAGATCTCTCACATGGCCAAAAGATGCAGCTACTTTGAACTCTTTGCTCAAATATTTACCTATTGTCTTTGCTTTCGCAGGTGATTCAACTATTAATAATGCCATATTGTTAATTATTTTAGTATTTAAAGATAATATGTTGAGAAATATACGATGAAAAGTAAAAAAATATTTTAATAGGTCTTGTGAATTTTACAGAGTAGGCTGTTCATGGTTTCTAGAAAACCCTTGGACCTTGCTATTTTCAAGTGAATTTGAAGGTCTATTACAATAGTATATGATTGCAGCAGCAACCAAACAACAAGCTCCAACTGCTGTTCCCACTGCTATGGCTAACCCAAGAAAGGTTTACCTGAAGGATAGAATAGGTTATAATGGCATATTAAAGAGATGAAAAATGCCAAGCCCATATAGTGAAAACCTCAGAGAACAAGTTCTCAAAGCAGTTGATGAAAAAACAATGACGATAAAAAGAATTAGTGAAATATTTAAACTGAATATAAAAACAATATATTTATGGAAGAAAAGGAAAAAAGAAACAGGAAACATAAAGCCATCTTCAGGCTATCAGAAAGGTGATTGAGCCTCACCTTTGGCAGAATCTGGGTCACGAAGTCTTCTCCCTACACTCCATGTAAGAGCAGAAAGTGCCTCAAAAGAACTGCCACCTATCCACTCTGAGAAGTTATTATCTTCTCTTGCTTCCAACTAAGCAATACTTATTCATATCATCTGGGTAAGGTCAGTTTGTAAAACTTAATTTGTACGCTTCCTAGTAATTCTGATATAGTTATTTTAGTTAAAGTCTATAAAGGTTTATAAATGGCAACCTTAAGTGTAAGAGAAGCTTTATGCACAGCAATTAGAGAAGAAATGCAAAACGACTCTGATGTGCTTATCATGGGTGAAGAAGTTGCAGAGTATGATGGTGCTTATAAAGTAACGAAAGGATTACTGAAAGAGTTTGGAGAAAACAGAGTAGTTGATACGCCTATTACCGAACATGGATTTGCTGGCCTTGCTGTTGGAGCGGCATTTGCTGGATTAAAGCCAATAGTCGAGTTTATGACTTTTAATTTTTCTATGCAAGCTATTGACCAAATTGTGAATTCCGCAGCAAAAACAAATTATATGTCAGGCGGACAACTTGGATGCCCTATAGTATTTCGTGGACCAAATGGCGCTGCAGCAAGAGTTGCTGCACAACATTCTCAATGCTTTGCAGCTTGGTATTCGCATATACCGGGGTTAAAAGTAATAGCACCCTATTTTGCCTCAGATTGCAGAGGTCTGCTTAAAGCTGCAATTCGTGACCCTAATCCGGTAATATTTCTAGAAAACGAAATAGCTTATGGACATGAGCATGAAGTTTCTGACTCTGAGCTATCAAACAAAGATTATCTACTTGAGATAGGCAAAGCTGCTGTTATACGGGAAGGAAAGGATGTAACTATCACTGCTTTTTCATTAAAATTAATGGATGCCTTAAATGCAGCAGATTTACTTTCGAGTGAAGGTATAGAAGCTGAAGTTATTGACCTCAGAACCTTAAGACCACTTGACACTCAAACTGTTATCAACTCTATTCAGAAGACTAATAGGTTAGTTAGTGTAGAAGAAGGATGGCCATTTGCAGGAATAGGAGCAGAGCTGTCAGCCGTTGTTATGGAACAAGGATTTGACTACCTTGATGCTCCAGTTATGCGCGTAACTGGCAAGGACATCCCCTTACCTTACGCTGCAAACCTAGAAAAAAAAGCATTACCGCAAGTGGAAGAGATAGCTGAAGCCGTGCATCAGGTCTGCTTTAGAAAAAAATAACCCTATTGGTTCTTTTTTGTGTCTCCTGTTCCACATTGGTCCATCAAGTAAGTATTTCCAGTGCTGCCTATACCACCCATTACTTTTGTCACAATAGTTTTAGCACCGAAAAATACAGCACAAAATATACCGAGTGCAAAAAGAGCTGGCCATGGCATTCTACCAAATATCGCAAGCAAAGCTGCACCTATTATCACTACGGTCATAAGCGGTCCGCCTATTCCCCAAACTTAGCCAATAATATTACATATTACTTGAGCAGTTGTATCAGTATTAGTGTCAGCGGCAGCACTCCCAACATGAGAAAAAGAAATAAATAATACTATAAAAAGAATATTAAAAACTTTCCTAGGGTTCATCCCTATACCTTAAATTTAGATATTGCAATTATACCTAAAATACTATAATTTTTAGTAAAACTAGCATAAAGATTGAATAACAAACGATGCCACAAAAGTAGTTGACACACAACTGCACGAACATTGTAATATGGCACATAGTAAACGATGTCATCCCAGTGCCCAGACTACTTGGATCCAGGAAAAAGAATGATGTCATGAAAGCAGCCCCTATGATGTCATTCCAGTCTGGAATCCAGCTTTTGATCGAAAATATTGTATAGTACACAATCAATTTTTCTGGATCCCAGACTGGGATGACACCCTACTTAACCGTCATACCGCGATTCATTCGCGGTATCTCTTAGCCGCTAACACGTAGCGGGATGACGAATTGCTTAACCGTCATTCCGCCGCGGTACCTCATCCGCTAACACATAGCGGGATGACGATTGTCAGGCCAGCACCTCTATGATGTCATCCGAGTAGCTGACACTGGGATCTCATTTCGTAACTTCATAGTATAAATTATTTCAAATTGTATCTATTTGCAAATATAGTAATTTTGCATAAAAAATTAGATCCCAGTGTCACGCACTGGCATGACAGCACTCCTACGTCATACCGCGATTCATTCGCGGTATCTCATCCGCTAACAAGAGATCCCGCTGCGGGATGACGAATTGCTTAACCGTCATGCCGCCACGAACCGTCATACCGCGATTCATTCGCGGTATCTCTTAGTCGCTAACACGTAGCGGGATGACGGTTGTCGTTTAGTTACAAACATTAAGAAATTTACCAAACGAAAAAAAAGGCAAAAGAAGCCACGAGTAGCGAGTTTTGACTCTATATTACTGTAAGTGGCGCTGTAATAATGTGCTGACGCTTAGTTTAAGCGCGATTTGGCTGAATGTAGAAAAAATAAAAAAGACATGCAGCCGCTATAATTTTATGTAATCCGCCAATAAATACTCTGAGTTTTTTACTGAATTTTGTCATTGAGCCTGCAGGTCAAAAACAAGTTTTGAGTCATAAATACCCTTATTGTCATAATAAGGGGGCTGGCGAAGCTTGTCAAGTAAGTTTTTTCGTCTATTCCCAATGTTATATGGTTATGCAAGAAGTCTATTATATTTCCTTCCCATTTGCTTAACTTTCTCTCTACTTTTTTGAATAAGGCCACTACTGGCATGACAAACATTCATTGTAGTCAATATCTGTTTTGTGTTGCAATATTTCACTTTTTTTGAATATGTCATGCGAGACCTTATCAGCTCTCTGCATTGATTGTGATCTGCAGTAATATAAGCTCTTCAATCCTTTTTTCCAAGCAAGCATGTGTATTTTTTGCAAGTAACGTTTATGTACGTTGGCAGGTAAGAACAGATTTACTGATTGAGATTGACAAATATGCGAAGTTCTATCACTTGCATGTTCTATAATCCATCTTTGGTCAAGCTCGTACGCTGTTTTAAATGTCAATTTTTCATGCTCACTAAGAAAATCTAAGTGCTGAACAGAACCCTCGTTTGTTGAAATTGAAGACCATATTTTATCATTGTCTTGATTTTTTTCTGCTAATAGTTTTTGCAAGAATTTATTTCGCACTACAAATGAGCCTGTAAGTGTCTTTTGTATGAATACGTTTGCTGCATATGGCTCTATTCCAGGAGAGGTATTGCCTGCAATAATGGAGATTGAGGCAGTTGGAGCAATAGCGAGCTTGTGTGTAAACCTTTCCATTAGATCAACTTCTTTGGCATCAGGACATGCCCCCTTTTCCTCTGCTAATTTTTTAGAAACTATATCTGCTTGCTCGCGTAAATACTTAAATATTTTTTTATTCCATTGTTGTGCTGTTACTGATTCAAAAGGAACCATTTTGCTTTGTAAAAATGAGTGAAAGCCCATCACGCCAAAACCAATACTGCGTTCTCTGGCTGCAGAATATTTTGCTCGCTGCATTTCATTCGGTGCTTTATTTATAAAATCTTCCAATACATTATCAAGAAAGCGCATTATATCTTCTATGAAGAGTTTATTGTCTTTCCATTCTTCGTAGTACTCAAGGTTTACGGATGATAGACAACACACAGCAGTGCGTGACTTATTCAGGTGATCATAACCTGTAGTTAAAGTTATTTCACTGCATAGATTTGACATCTTGATGTCTAAGTTGAGCTTTTTGTAAGATTCTGGCTTATTGTTATTTGTTGCATCAAGGAAAATAATGTAAGGTTCTCCAGTTTCAACCCTTGCTGTTAATATTTTGATCCATATATCCCGCGCTTTTACAGTTGAAATAACCTTATTGTTGTGAGGGCTTATTAAATTCCATTCTTGATCATTCTCAACAGCCTGCATAAATTTATCTGTTACTATTACAGCATGATGTATATTTAACGCTTTGCGATTTGGGTCACCGCCTGTTGGCTTGCGCAAATCCAGAAACTCTTCTATCTCCGGATGAGATACAGGAAGATAGACTGCTGAACTTCCTCGCCTTAAGGATCCCTGACTAATTGCGAGCGTTAGAGCATTTTGCACCACAATAAATGGTACAATTCCTGATGTTTTACCACTACCTTTTACACTTTCACCAATTGAACGTAAATTTCCCCAATAACTACCTATGCCTCCTCCACGTGCAGCAAGCCAAACATTTTCATTCCATAAGTCAACTATTCCCTGCAAGCTGTCTTCGGTTTCATTAAGAAAGCAAGATATAGGCAACCCTCTCTTGGTGGCACCATTGCTGAGTATTGGTGTTGAAGGCATGAACCACAAGTTGCTCATGTAGTCATAAAGACGCTGCGCATGTTCTTTATTATCAGAATAGTAATTAGCAATACGTGCAAAGAGGTCTTGGTAACTTTCATTTTCTATTAAATACCTGTCTGATAGAACTGCTTTTCCAAAATCGGTTAATTTGC
This window encodes:
- the ubiB gene encoding 2-polyprenylphenol 6-hydroxylase produces the protein MIQNILLLLHITTVLTRYNILPYLLPSSKKSINKIQGHKLKCALEKLGPVFIKFGQSISSRTDVLNEDITNNLLLICDRLPSFSHKIAVKTIESEFNCKLSDIFSSFSEKPIAAASISQVHRAVTTEGKEVAVKVLRPNIEKTFSRDIKMLSWFAEIAEKFSEQSKRLKPIELVKTFAEICRVELDLRFEAAHSSELKENTKDDRGFYVPEVDWNRTSRKVLTLEWIEATPIYEIEKLNNHKQIAINLIESFCNQVYRDCFFHADMHPGNLMVDSNNNIIVLDCGIMGRIDRETCYYVIEILKGFLNRDYDHVAKMHFKAGYVSSQHRNFVTACRAIGEPVIGQPIQKISFASLLAQLLKITGDFDMKVQTQLLLLQKTMILLEGTCRKIYPEINMWKVVEAWISSQHESKIGYREKIRNSYPVKTIQGIFSLIEKLNLIADKKLENIQVKNKSNGKVYFLLWFVIIILIVKFLIS
- a CDS encoding TraR/DksA family transcriptional regulator — encoded protein: MEKLPKIKLPEDYTPSEDEEYMSVKQLEYFSLKLQSILAELEKQELEDNSIDTYYSDGDSGNEELIKRRKDRKEKIKEALEKIKLGTYGYCDGTGEEIGVERLKANPLAIYCIEEQERVEKEKNVYNIND
- a CDS encoding heme exporter protein CcmB, which codes for MINLVKKLVIDSKNLTYIVCIFIIMLNLSSFILENNNKQEVMLTLTWICATFVLQISTNNLFTSDYHDGILEQIFVQPLSSRFIVAYKIFAHWLLFGLPISVISSIFSFAVLGNSIEHSMAVGVSLLFNTLIIINISATGNALMIGRNNLASGVSQILVLPMIMPTFVYFKMLTQFENLSLNIYTLLITMLIFIILIVNSTITTHMALKFAVEQD
- the topA gene encoding type I DNA topoisomerase, which produces MALLIVESPAKAKTIGKYLSKEFKVAASFGHVRDLPAKNGSVDPDNDFAIKYETIEKAEKYIKELVKAASKASDIYLATDPDREGEAMAWHVIEILKEKKAISNENNIYRVVFNEITKRAVQEAIKNPREINMDLVRAQQTRRALDYLVGFSLSPLLWTKLSGSKSAGRVQSVALKLICEREDEISKFITQEYWSIKAEMQNSKDETFFSMLSHYDNKKLEKFDIKNEEEAKNLVREIESRQYAVSTVERKQVKRNPLPPFITSSLQQDAVNKLYFNVKNVMRIAQNLYEGIDIGGEIVGLITYMRTDGFYIADEAINSIRGSIKSLYGDKYLPQSPRKYVKKVKNAQEAHEAIRPTDINRTPNSIKDYLTPEQFKLYDLIWKRTIASQMESAILDQVVVEISSTDQKVILRASGSSIFFDGFYKVYQDNMEAENEGLLPAMKEGEACKLISVEPKQHFTQPPPRYSEASIVKKMEEIGIGRPSTYATIISVLQDREYVSLDNKRFIPSSRGKIVTIFLETFFQRCVEYDFTAQMEEKLDLISNGHADWKKELSHFWVPFFGHVNSVKQMTHDEVFSGIHDLVIDWFCSEEGKKEVNTKCPICSDGILKLNFGRTGVFLGCSNYPECNHTKEITGSNDNSEYPKSLGIDDITGQEVVIKKGPFGLYLQFNNESEKKKAVSIPKDINVNEIDLSTATQLLSLPKVIGEHPETGKEVKIGLGRFGYYIFYDGRYFSLKKSSKEVLNTELSEAVQIIANSPRKELKSLGVNEKGKEVFICNGRYGFYIKCGKTNVALGKSADIESIDLKKALELIKNKK
- a CDS encoding IS630 transposase-related protein, with translation MPSPYSENLREQVLKAVDEKTMTIKRISEIFKLNIKTIYLWKKRKKETGNIKPSSGYQKGD
- a CDS encoding pyruvate dehydrogenase complex E1 component subunit beta, which translates into the protein MATLSVREALCTAIREEMQNDSDVLIMGEEVAEYDGAYKVTKGLLKEFGENRVVDTPITEHGFAGLAVGAAFAGLKPIVEFMTFNFSMQAIDQIVNSAAKTNYMSGGQLGCPIVFRGPNGAAARVAAQHSQCFAAWYSHIPGLKVIAPYFASDCRGLLKAAIRDPNPVIFLENEIAYGHEHEVSDSELSNKDYLLEIGKAAVIREGKDVTITAFSLKLMDALNAADLLSSEGIEAEVIDLRTLRPLDTQTVINSIQKTNRLVSVEEGWPFAGIGAELSAVVMEQGFDYLDAPVMRVTGKDIPLPYAANLEKKALPQVEEIAEAVHQVCFRKK
- a CDS encoding ribonucleoside-diphosphate reductase subunit alpha encodes the protein MNNITINYAKDSKLTDFGKAVLSDRYLIENESYQDLFARIANYYSDNKEHAQRLYDYMSNLWFMPSTPILSNGATKRGLPISCFLNETEDSLQGIVDLWNENVWLAARGGGIGSYWGNLRSIGESVKGSGKTSGIVPFIVVQNALTLAISQGSLRRGSSAVYLPVSHPEIEEFLDLRKPTGGDPNRKALNIHHAVIVTDKFMQAVENDQEWNLISPHNNKVISTVKARDIWIKILTARVETGEPYIIFLDATNNNKPESYKKLNLDIKMSNLCSEITLTTGYDHLNKSRTAVCCLSSVNLEYYEEWKDNKLFIEDIMRFLDNVLEDFINKAPNEMQRAKYSAARERSIGFGVMGFHSFLQSKMVPFESVTAQQWNKKIFKYLREQADIVSKKLAEEKGACPDAKEVDLMERFTHKLAIAPTASISIIAGNTSPGIEPYAANVFIQKTLTGSFVVRNKFLQKLLAEKNQDNDKIWSSISTNEGSVQHLDFLSEHEKLTFKTAYELDQRWIIEHASDRTSHICQSQSVNLFLPANVHKRYLQKIHMLAWKKGLKSLYYCRSQSMQRADKVSHDIFKKSEILQHKTDIDYNECLSCQ